The following coding sequences are from one Sander lucioperca isolate FBNREF2018 chromosome 2, SLUC_FBN_1.2, whole genome shotgun sequence window:
- the atoh1a gene encoding protein atonal homolog 1a, producing MDVRSVEDWSRGAVLDPRLQSPEVVERGGEQQLEESHHEPGLTLVDSGSDPRAWLAPVQPSGTCAAHATSPDYLRHSPCPSTGSYHESGSPESSGYPSPPSYRKTAKSPSSSSLKVRDLCRLQGTVTGPDEETSTRQRAQSGRPTNGVQKQRRVAANARERRRMHGLNHAFDELRSVIPAFDNDKKLSKYETLQMAQIYINALADLLQGPVSNNSNNEVSNNNNNNNNNNNNSPKCDNMLASAVVLDGAKDRASPSPTACRTAAAVPASGSSLPVHISGMPFRSSFDDGSFSAMVEEAMRSPSPSSSTRAGSSLAPVGGGRKESPRSDGEFSPHSHFSDSDEVAMELHSSEEDDLSELKLRSHHNHHLHRHHTVAF from the exons ATGGATGTCCGAAGTGTGGAAGACTGGAGCAGAGGCGCAGTCCTCGACCCGCGGCTGCAAAGCCCAGAAGTGgtggagaggggaggggagcaGCAGCTCGAGGAGTCCCACCACGAACCTGGACTGACGCTCGTGGACAGCGGCAGTGACCCACGCGCCTGGCTGGCTCCGGTGCAGCCTTCTGGCACCTGCGCGGCACACGCCACTTCACCCGACTACCTGCGGCACTCGCCCTGCCCGAGCACCGGCTCCTACCACG AGAGTGGTTCCCCGGAGTCCTCGGGCTATCCCAGCCCTCCCAGCTACAGAAAAACTGCCAAGagcccctcctcttcctcgctCAAAGTCAGGGACTTGTGCCGCCTTCAAGGCACGGTCACCGGGCCCGATGAGGAAACATCCACGAGACAGAGAGCGCAGTCTGGCAGACCTACCAACGGGGTCCAGAAGCAGAGGCGCGTGGCCGCCAACGCGCGCGAGAGGAGGCGGATGCACGGGCTTAACCACGCGTTCGACGAGCTGCGCAGCGTAATCCCGGCGTTTGACAACGACAAGAAGCTCTCCAAATATGAAACTTTACAGATGGCGCAGATCTACATCAACGCTCTGGCTGATCTGCTGCAAGGTCCAGTCTCCAACAACAGCAATAACGAAGtctcaaacaacaacaacaacaacaacaacaacaacaacaattcgCCAAAGTGTGACAATATGCTTGCATCCGCCGTTGTTTTAGACGGGGCAAAGGACAGGGCTTCCCCGTCCCCTACAGCCTGTAGGACAGCGGCGGCTGTGCCCGCCTCAGGTAGCAGCCTACCTGTCCACATCAGCGGGATGCCATTCCGCTCCTCCTTCGACGACGGTTCGTTTTCGGCCATGGTTGAAGAAGCGATGCGTTCGCCCTCTCCTTCTTCTTCCACTCGGGCAGGCAGTTCGCTCGCACCGGTCGGAGGTGGGAGGAAAGAGTCTCCCCGGAGCGACGGAGAGTTTTCCCCGCACTCCCACTTCAGTGACTCGGATGAAGTAGCGATGGAGCTCCACTCAAGTGAAGAAGATGACCTCTCAGAACTCAAGCTGCGCAGCCACCATAACCATCATCTTCATCGTCATCACACTGTTGCTTTCTga